A window from Argopecten irradians isolate NY chromosome 3, Ai_NY, whole genome shotgun sequence encodes these proteins:
- the LOC138318829 gene encoding uncharacterized protein isoform X1 — MSMTYLNMSSKVIMHRPYLFCRNTVGCSKWIWKDKSMMIPTPLTILLNRLHVNQTLCNENHTASRDVVWSRKQGRRLKILLSKLIREGHPLEVHELISTLQEKKLYNEKLFPYFLLKMTKDQSLETIEDILRDLDCTKFDIPELSILISFYDRHDAEDLVLSTYERMCEISDGVFDHSTLKVVTKALSRTSKWRECFRLTDLYLIVRADVPKTFDYVLAAAAKEEDFQTFCDVLVKVENVLKSDTRSTDQALPLCFGAFVDPYLAALERGVKHFSFENLFYLMRKYKFFVNETCIPPLVASLGRSGYLCHTGDLIDPFFKNTEVNRWNQLPSCEVCNSPLNSHKLTVEEFHGLRDSYFSQDGVNVYLKNNPAESKSLERLIRTKGPFDVVVDHLNLCFEGGNMMPHLSVSILQQLKRRGLHCLVITRKKFYRAFKAHLKKELEKCAIVFISDSESLDDLIVFDATFYNGMDTMLLSNDKFHDHACLLGSKMQQVFWRWQRCRQILRFHTSREVIHLNFPESPDVFVQESDHGWHIPYGTNTFQFPDKKILCVRRNKGMQDGKCITK, encoded by the exons ATGTCCATGACCTACTTAAACATGTCCTCTAAGGTAATCATGCATAGACCATATCTGTTCTGTAGAAACACTGTTGGATGTTCAAAATGGATTTGGAAAGACAAAAGCATGATGATTCCAACACCATTAACGATACTTTTGAATCGTCTTCATGTCAACCAAACATTATGCAATGAAAATCATACTGCCTCAAGAGATGTTGTTTGGAGCAGAAAGCAGGGACGTCGTCTGAAGATCTTATTATCAAAACTTATAAGAGAGGGCCACCCATTGGAAGTCCATGAATTGATATCTACGTTGCAGGAAAAGAAACTATATAATGAAAAGTTGTTTCCGTACTTCttgttgaaaatgacaaaagaTCAATCACTGGAAACTATAGAAGACATTTTGCGAGATCTTGATTGTACCAAATTTGATATTCCAGAGCTTTCCATTCTTATTAGTTTCTATGATCGTCACGATGCAGAAGACCTTGTTTTATCAACTTATGAGCGTATGTGTGAAATCTCCGATGGTGTCTTTGATCATTCAACATTAAAAGTGGTAACAAAAGCACTGTCTCGGACAAGTAAGTGGAGGGAATGCTTCAGACTAACCGACTTGTACTTGATAGTTAGGGCTGATGTACCTAAAACCTTTGATTATGTCCTTGCTGCCGCAGCAAAGGAAGAGGACTTTCAGACCTTCTGTGATGTTTTAGTAAAGGTAGAAAATGTGTTAAAATCTGATACACGTTCCACAGACCAGGCACTGCCACTTTGTTTCGGTGCGTTTGTGGATCCCTACTTGGCAGCACTAGAGAGAGGAGTGAAACATTTCTCATTTGAAAACCTGTTCTACTTAATGAGGAAGTACAAGTTTTTTGTGAATGAAACTTGTATTCCACCACTTGTTGCCTCACTTGGTAG GTCTGGCTATTTATGTCATACTGGAGATCTCATTGA TCCTTTTTTCAAGAATACTGAAGTAAATCGATGGAACCA GTTGCCAAGTTGTGAGGTTTGCAACTCGCCATTAAACAGTCACAAACTTACAGTTGAGGAGTTTCATGGTTTACGAGACTCGTACTTCAGCCAAGATGGTGTCAATGTTTATCTCAAGAACAATCCCGCAGAATCCAAGTCGCTGGAAAGACTCATCCGTACAAAGGGTCCATTTGATGTGGTTGTTGACCATTTGAATTTGTGTTTTGAAGGAGGAAATATGATGCCACAtttg AGTGTATCaattttacaacaattaaaACGAAGGGGCCTTCATTGTCTTGTGATCACCAGAAAGAAGTTTTACAGAGCATTTAAAGCACATCTGAAGAAAGAACTAGAGAAATGTGCTATTGTGTTCATATCTGACTCAGA gTCACTAGATGATTTAATTGTATTTGATGCCACTTTCTATAACGGAATGGACACCATGCTACTGAGTAATGATAAGTTCCATGATCATGCATGCCTGCTTGGATCCAAAATGCAGCAGGTGTTCTGGAGATGGCAAAGGTGTCGACAGATCCTCAGATTTCACACATCTAGAGAGGTTATACACTTAAAT TTTCCAGAAAGTCCTGACGTGTTTGTACAGGAATCTGACCATGGATGGCACATTCCTTATGGAACAAACACATTTCAATTCCCTGACAAGAAAATCTTGTGTGTGAGAAGAAATAAAGGCATGCAGGATGGAAAGTGTATAACAAAATAG
- the LOC138318829 gene encoding uncharacterized protein isoform X2: MSMTYLNMSSKVIMHRPYLFCRNTVGCSKWIWKDKSMMIPTPLTILLNRLHVNQTLCNENHTASRDVVWSRKQGRRLKILLSKLIREGHPLEVHELISTLQEKKLYNEKLFPYFLLKMTKDQSLETIEDILRDLDCTKFDIPELSILISFYDRHDAEDLVLSTYERMCEISDGVFDHSTLKVVTKALSRTSKWRECFRLTDLYLIVRADVPKTFDYVLAAAAKEEDFQTFCDVLVKVENVLKSDTRSTDQALPLCFGAFVDPYLAALERGVKHFSFENLFYLMRKYKFFVNETCIPPLVASLGSPFFKNTEVNRWNQLPSCEVCNSPLNSHKLTVEEFHGLRDSYFSQDGVNVYLKNNPAESKSLERLIRTKGPFDVVVDHLNLCFEGGNMMPHLSVSILQQLKRRGLHCLVITRKKFYRAFKAHLKKELEKCAIVFISDSESLDDLIVFDATFYNGMDTMLLSNDKFHDHACLLGSKMQQVFWRWQRCRQILRFHTSREVIHLNFPESPDVFVQESDHGWHIPYGTNTFQFPDKKILCVRRNKGMQDGKCITK; encoded by the exons ATGTCCATGACCTACTTAAACATGTCCTCTAAGGTAATCATGCATAGACCATATCTGTTCTGTAGAAACACTGTTGGATGTTCAAAATGGATTTGGAAAGACAAAAGCATGATGATTCCAACACCATTAACGATACTTTTGAATCGTCTTCATGTCAACCAAACATTATGCAATGAAAATCATACTGCCTCAAGAGATGTTGTTTGGAGCAGAAAGCAGGGACGTCGTCTGAAGATCTTATTATCAAAACTTATAAGAGAGGGCCACCCATTGGAAGTCCATGAATTGATATCTACGTTGCAGGAAAAGAAACTATATAATGAAAAGTTGTTTCCGTACTTCttgttgaaaatgacaaaagaTCAATCACTGGAAACTATAGAAGACATTTTGCGAGATCTTGATTGTACCAAATTTGATATTCCAGAGCTTTCCATTCTTATTAGTTTCTATGATCGTCACGATGCAGAAGACCTTGTTTTATCAACTTATGAGCGTATGTGTGAAATCTCCGATGGTGTCTTTGATCATTCAACATTAAAAGTGGTAACAAAAGCACTGTCTCGGACAAGTAAGTGGAGGGAATGCTTCAGACTAACCGACTTGTACTTGATAGTTAGGGCTGATGTACCTAAAACCTTTGATTATGTCCTTGCTGCCGCAGCAAAGGAAGAGGACTTTCAGACCTTCTGTGATGTTTTAGTAAAGGTAGAAAATGTGTTAAAATCTGATACACGTTCCACAGACCAGGCACTGCCACTTTGTTTCGGTGCGTTTGTGGATCCCTACTTGGCAGCACTAGAGAGAGGAGTGAAACATTTCTCATTTGAAAACCTGTTCTACTTAATGAGGAAGTACAAGTTTTTTGTGAATGAAACTTGTATTCCACCACTTGTTGCCTCACTTGGTAG TCCTTTTTTCAAGAATACTGAAGTAAATCGATGGAACCA GTTGCCAAGTTGTGAGGTTTGCAACTCGCCATTAAACAGTCACAAACTTACAGTTGAGGAGTTTCATGGTTTACGAGACTCGTACTTCAGCCAAGATGGTGTCAATGTTTATCTCAAGAACAATCCCGCAGAATCCAAGTCGCTGGAAAGACTCATCCGTACAAAGGGTCCATTTGATGTGGTTGTTGACCATTTGAATTTGTGTTTTGAAGGAGGAAATATGATGCCACAtttg AGTGTATCaattttacaacaattaaaACGAAGGGGCCTTCATTGTCTTGTGATCACCAGAAAGAAGTTTTACAGAGCATTTAAAGCACATCTGAAGAAAGAACTAGAGAAATGTGCTATTGTGTTCATATCTGACTCAGA gTCACTAGATGATTTAATTGTATTTGATGCCACTTTCTATAACGGAATGGACACCATGCTACTGAGTAATGATAAGTTCCATGATCATGCATGCCTGCTTGGATCCAAAATGCAGCAGGTGTTCTGGAGATGGCAAAGGTGTCGACAGATCCTCAGATTTCACACATCTAGAGAGGTTATACACTTAAAT TTTCCAGAAAGTCCTGACGTGTTTGTACAGGAATCTGACCATGGATGGCACATTCCTTATGGAACAAACACATTTCAATTCCCTGACAAGAAAATCTTGTGTGTGAGAAGAAATAAAGGCATGCAGGATGGAAAGTGTATAACAAAATAG